The following nucleotide sequence is from Streptomyces leeuwenhoekii.
GGCTGCGGGCGAGGACCGCGCGCACCTCGTCGGCGAAACCGCGAGTGGTCAGGCAGGCGCGCAGCTCGTCGGGCCAGCGCACGTGCGCGAGCCCGAGCCGCTCCAGGTCCGCCTGGCCGGCCAGCAGCCCGCGCACGGTGACGTCCTGCTCGGGGCCGGACAGCAGCCGCAGCGGCTCGGTGGGCCGGTCGTCGCCCTGGTGGGCGCGGACCAGGGCGTAGCCGAAGGAGTGGAAGGTGGTCGCCCGGGGGGCGCGTGCGGCGCCGATGCGCAGGGCCATGCGGTCCCGCAGTTCGACGGCCGCCTTGCGGCTGAAGGTCAGCACCAGGATGCGCTCCGGGTCGCCGCCCCGGTCGATCCGGGCCGCCACCGACTCGACGAGCGTGGTCGTCTTCCCGGTGCCCGGGCCGGCGAGGACGAGCAGCGGCCCGCTCCCGTGGTCAACCACGGCTCGCTGTGCTGCGTCCAGACGAGGGGGAGCCACCCGCGCGGGCGGGGTACGGACCAGACGGTAGGCGCCGCGGCTCTGCTGCCGCACCGGTGGGTGCGGCGGGCGCCGGGTGGTGGAGGAGGAGCTCACGTGGTTCGCCGGTCCTGGTGGGTGTGCGGGGAGTGCGACCGTCTCCCGGGGAGTGCGGTGGCTTCGGGGTGAGGGGTGCACGCGCAGCCGACGCTACGCCGCGGCCCGGGCCGGAAGCAGGGCTTCCCCTTCTTGCCCTTCTTCCTTTCCGTCCCCCGCGGCACGTGCGTCCCTCGACCCACGAACGTACGTCATGCCACGAACGTCTTCGAAATGCCCCGATTCCCTCATACGGATCACGGGTCACACACCGGCCGGTCCGATGGCGGAAGCTGTCAGGTGTGACCCTCCGCGCACGCAGCACCGTCCCACCGCGCGCGTCTCAGGTCGAGGCGCGGCAGATGGCCCCCCGCGGCCCTGCCCGCCTCCCTCAGGGGGGTGCCCTCCGCGCGGTAGCGGTCGAGCGCCTCCAGTTCGTGACCGGGAAGGAGCACGCCGTCGGCGCGGACGACGCGCCACCACGGGACGGCTCCGCCGTACAGGGCCATCACACGGCCCACCTGGCGGGGGCCGCCCTCCCCCAGCCATTCGGCGACATCGCCGTAGGTCATGACCCGGCCGGGCGGAATCAGTTCGGTGACCTTGAGGACCCGCTCGGCGTAGTCGGGCAGGGAGTCCGCGTGCTCCGCGCGGGCGTCGTCCGGAAGGCGCTCCTCACTCATCCGCCCCATCCTGCCCCACCCCACCGACAACGCGGCACGGTCGCGGCCATGGCGCGCCCTCGCCCGGGAACGGCGCTTCGGGCAGACTGTGCGGCCCCGCGTCCGCACCCTGATGCCCCCGTGTGTCGGTGCGGCATGCCACCATCGTGCGGGCGGTGACCAGTGATACGAGAGCAAGAAGAGACGATGAAGCAGCAGGGAGTGCAGCCCGGCGACCCCGGGAACACAGAGGGCTCCTCTGACGCTTCACCGCGCCCCGCCACCGCCGGGGAAGCCGCCGGGGGCGGGACCGCCCCGGACACCGACCCCGCGACCACGACCCACATCGACGAGGTCGAGGGCGACGAGCCGCTGCTGCCCGCGCGCGTGCACCGCCCCTCGGACCTCATGCGGCTGCTGATCGGCGTTCTCGCCGTCGCCGTGCTGCTGGGCATCGCCGCCTTCGCGCACGGCACCACCTCGGGTCTCGAACAGGACATCACCAAGGGCACCGGGCAGGCGCCCGACCTGCTGATCAAGATCGCGGGCCTGGCCTCCAGCATCGCGATCCTCCTGGTACCGGTCGCGTTCGCGATCGAACGCCTGATCAAACGGGACGGGCTGCGCATCGCCGACGGCGTACTGGCGGCGGTCCTGGCCCACGGTGTGACCCTCGCCACCGACCTCTGGGTCGCCAAGGGGGCGCCCGGCTCCATCCAGGACGCCCTCACCCAGCCCTCGCCCGGCGACATCCACGCCCTCACCGACCCCGTGCACGGCTACCTCGCGCCCGTCATCGCCTATATGACGGCGGTGGGCATGTCACGCCGGCCGCGCTGGCGCGCGGTGCTGTGGATCGTGCTCCTCCTCGACGCCTTCTCGATGCTCGTCACCGGCTACACCACGCCGTTCTCGATCATCCTGACGGTGCTGATCGGCTGGACGGTCGCCTACGGGACGCTGTACGCGGTCGGCTCGCCCAACGTCCGCCCCACCGGGCGCACCCTCATGGCGGGCCTGCGGACCGTCGGGTTCCACCCGGTGACCGCCTCCCGCGTGGAGGCGGTGCCGTCGGACACGGCCGAGAGCGGCGACCGCGGCAGACGCTACTTCGTCACGCTGGAGGACGGGCGCCCGCTGGACGTGACGGTCGTCGACCGGGAGCAGCAGGCGCAGGGCTTCTTCTACCGCGCCTGGCGCAACCTGACCCTGCGCGGCTTCGCCACCCGCAGCAGCCTCCAGTCGCTGCGCCAGGCCCTGGAGCAGGAGGCGCTGCTCGCCTACGCGGCCATCGCGGCCGGCGCCAACGCGCCCAAGCTGATCGCCACCTCCGAGCTGGGCCCCGACGCCGTGATGCTGGTCTACGAGCACACCGGCGGACGCACCCTGGACTCGCTGGCGGACGACGAGATCACCGACGACCTGCTGCGCGACACCTGGCACCAGGTGCGGTCCCTGCAGTCCCGGCGTATCGCGCACCGCAGGCTGGTGGGCGACGCCATCCTGGTGGATCGTTCCGGCACGGTGATCCTCACCGACCTGCGCGCCGGCGAGATCGCCGCCGGCGATCTGCTGCTGCGCATGGACGTCTCCCAGCTGCTGGTCACCCTCGGCCTGCGGGTGGGGGCGGAGCGGGCGGTGGCCTCGGCGGTGAGCGTGCTGGGCCCCGACGCCGTCGCCGACTGCCTGCCGATGCTCCAGCCCATCGCGCTCAGCCGCGCCACCCGCGCGACGCTGCGCAGACTGGCCCGGGAACGCGCCCAGCGCGAGCGGGACGCGGTCCTGGAGGCGTCCCGGCAGGCCAAGCAGGCCCGCCTGGAGGCGGCCGGCGCCGACGCCGAGGCCGTGTCCCTGGAGAAGCCGGACAAGAAGGCCGTACGCGCCGAGCAGCGGGCCGAGAAACGGGCCATCGACGAGGCGGTGGAGGAGGCCCGCGAGGAGGACCTGCTCACCCAGATCCGGCACGAGGTGCTGCGGATCAGGCCACAGGCGCCGATCGAACCGGCCCGGCTGGAACGGGTGCGTCCGCGCACGCTGATCAGTTTCATCGCCGGTGCGATCGGCGCGTACTTCCTGCTCACCCAGCTCACGCACATCGAGTTCGGGCCGCTGATCGCCAACGCCGAGTGGGGCTGGGTGATCGCGGCGGTGCTGTTCTCCGCGGGCAGCTACTTCGCGGCGGCGATGGCGCTGCTGGGGTTCGTCCCGGAGCGGGTGCCGTTCCTGCGGACCGTGGCGGCGCAGGTCGCCGGGTCGTTCGTGAAGATCGTCGCCCCGGCCGCAGTCGGCGGCGTCGCCCTCAACACACGCTTCCTGCAGCGCGCGGGGGTGCGGCCGGGGCTCGCGGTCGCCAGCGTCGGCGCCTCGCAGTTGTTCGGCCTCGGCTGCCACATCCTGATGCTGCTGGCCTTCGGCTATCTGACCGGCACCGAGAAGACCCCTTCGCTGTCGCCGTCCCGGACGGTCATCGCGGGCCTGCTGACGGTGGCGGTCCTGGTCCTCGTCGCGACCTCGGTGCCGTTCCTGCGCAAGTTCGTCGTCACGCGCGTGCGGTCGCTCTTCGCCGGCGTCGTGCCGCGCATGCTCGATGTGCTCCAGCGCCCGCAGAAGCTGATCACCGGCATCGGCGGCATGCTGCTGCTGACCGCCTGCTTCGTGATGTGCCTGGACGCCTCCATCCGCGCGTTCGGCGACGAGTCCACGTCGATCAGCATCGCCAGCGTCGCCGTGGTCTTCCTCGCGGGCAACGCGCTCGGGTCCGCGGCGCCGACCCCGGGCGGCGTGGGAGCGGTGGAGGCGACCCTGACGGTCGGCCTGATCGCCGTCGGCCTCCCCAAGGAGGTCGCCGCACCGGCGGTGCTGCTGTTCCGCCTGCTGACGCTGTGGCTGCCGGTCCTGCCGGGGTGGCTGGCCTTCAATCACCTGACCCGGAAGGAAGCCCTGTGACGCCGGCGCCCGCGCGGGCCCCGCGCACCCCCTGACGCGGCGTCCCACGTACGGCCCCGGCCCCGCGCGCCCGGCCGCCCCCGGCCGCACGATGGACCCATGCCGCACCACTCCCGGCTGAGCGCCGCCGTCCTCACCGCCACCGTCGTGCTGTCGTCCCTGCTGGCGGGCTGCGGCGACGACGCCGGGGACGAGGACCTGACCCGGCAGCGGCTCGACTGGAAGGACTGCCCGTCCCCGTCACAGGACCAGGGCGGAGGCGGCTCCCCCTCGCCCCTGCCGGACGGCGACGCGTGGCAGTGCGCCATCATGAAGACGCCCCTCGACTGGGACCGGCCCGACGGGGAGACCATCGATCTGGCGCTCATCCGGGCCAGGGCGAGCGGCCCGGACAGCGCGCGGATCGGCTCGCTGGTCTTCAACTTCGGCGGACCCGGCGGCTCCGGCGTGACCACGCTGCCCGCGTTCGGCCAGGACTACGCGCGTCTGCGCACCCGCTACGACCTCGTCAGCTTCGACCCGCGCGGCGTCGGCCGCAGCGCCCCGGTGCGCTGCCTGAGCGACCGGCGACTCGACGCCTACTTCCAGCGGGACGCGACCCCCGACGACGGCGCCGAACGCGCCGAGCTGCTGGAGAGCACCCGGGAGTTCAGCGCGGCCTGCGAGAAGAACTCCGGGGAGATCCTCCCCCATGTGCGCACCACCGAGGCGGCCCGCGACATGGACCTGATGCGCCAGGTCCTCGGCGACGGCCGGCTGCACTACTTCGGCATCTCCTACGGCACCGAACTCGGCGCGGTCTACGCCCACCTGTTCCCGAAGAACGTGGGCCGTGCCGTCTTCGACGCGGTCGTCGACCCCACCCAGACCTCCGAGCAGGGTTCGCTGGGCCAGGCCGAGGGCTTCCAGCGGGCGCTCGACAACTACGCCGAGGACTGCACCTCGAAGGCCGAGGACTGCCCCGTCGGGGACACGCCCCAGGACGTCAAGGACCGCATCGCCCGGCTGCTGAAGGACCTCGACAGCCGCCCCATCCCCGGCATCTTCCCCCGTGAACTCACCCAGACCGCCGCGACGAGCGGCATCGCGCAGTCGCTGTACTCGAAGGAGTTCTGGGAGTACCTCACCGAAGGGCTGGAGGGGGCCTACGACGGTGACGGCCGGGTGCTGATGGTGCTGTCCGACTCCTTGAACGGGCGCAGCGAGAACGGCGAGTACAGCAACCTCACCGCGGCGAACACCGCGATCAACTGCGCCGACGACAAGCCGCGCTACGACACCGCGTACGTGCAGGGCAAGCTGCCCGAGTTCCGCAGGGCCTCCGCGCTCTTCGGCGATTTCCTCGCCTGGGGCATGCTCGGCTGCACCGACTGGCCCGTGGCCGGGGCCGCGGACCACCCCGACGTCCGCGCGCCGGGCGCGCCGCCCATCCTGGTGATCGGCACCACCGGGGACCCGGCCACCCCCTACGAGGGCGCCCGGAGGATGGCGGACGCGCTGGGCGAGGGGGTCGGGGTGGAGCTGACCTACGAGGGCGAGGGACATGGCGCCTACGCCGGCGAGAGCTCCTGCGTGCGGGATGCGGTGGACCGCTATCTGCTCGACGGGACGGTACCGGCGGGCGGCACCGTGTGCTCCTGAGCGGCCGGCCTCCCGCCCGCAGTCCCGGCAAAGCGGCAGGTCACAGCGTTATCCACAGGCCGAAGTGGGCGTCGGCGGGGCCGCCTACGATGGCAGGACCGCCATCCGCGGCACGGCGGACGGCCTGTGAGGGGGAGGGTCCATGGCGCGTCTCATCCGGTGGACGGCAGGGGTGGCCGCCGCCGCCCTGCTGGTGACGGGCTGCGGCGGCGGGGCGGGCGGCCGGGACGACGGGGACGACGGGACCAGGAGCGGACGGAGTGCGGAGCGGACGCGGACGTCGTCCGTCCCGCCGCCCGGGCTCCCCGCTTCCCTGACCGCACAGAAGCCGGACTGGGGGCGCTGTGAGGCCGGTGCCGACGTCGAGGCGCCGGGCCGCGAGTGGCGGTGCGCCACGCTCAAGGTGCCGCTGGACTGGTCGGAGCCCGAGGGCGAGACGATCGGGCTGGCGCTGATCCGGGCGGAGGCCCGCGGCGAGGACCGCATCGGCTCCCTGCTGTTCAACTTCGGCGGACCGGGCGGCTCCGGCCTGTCGACGATGCCGTCCTACGCCGCCACCGCCGACCGGCTCCGCGAGCGGTACGACCTGGTGAGCTGGGACCCGCGCGGGGTGGGCGCCAGCGAGGGCGTCCGCTGCCGCGGCGACAAGGAGATCCAGGCCGCCGAGTCGGTGGACGCCACGCCGGACACCCCGGCGGAGGAGCGGCGGTTCGTGAGGGACGCCGCGGAGTTCGGCCGGGGCTGCCAGAAGGCCGCCGGGAAGCTGATGGCTCACGTCTCCACCACGGACACCGCCCGCGACATGGACCTGATGCGGCATGTGCTGGGCGACGCCGGGCTCCACTACTTCGGCATCTCCTACGGCACCGAGCTCGGCGGCGTGTACGCCCACCTGTTCCCGCAGAACGTGGGACGGATGGTCCTCGACGCGGTCGCCGACCCCACCGCCGACACCATCGGGCACGCCGAGAACCAGACCCGGGGCTTCCAGCGCGCGCTCGACGACTATCTGGAGTCCACCGGCCAGGACCCCCGCCGGGGCACACGGAAGATCGCGGACCTCCTCGGGCGGATCGACGAGGAACCACTGCCGACGTCCACCCCCGGGCGGAAGCTGACCCAGACCCTCGCCCTCATCGGCATCATCCTGCCGCTGTACGGCGAGGAGAGCTGGCCGCTGCTCACCAGCGCGCTGAAGGCCGCCGAGAAGGGCGACGGCTCAGAGCTGCTGGCACTCGCCGACGGCTACAACGAGCGTGACGCGTCCGGCCGCTACGGCACGGGGTCCCATGCGCAGCGCGTCATATCGTGCCTGGACGACAGGCAGCGGCCGACCCTGGAGGAGGCGAAGAGGCTGCTGCCGAGGTTCGAGAGGATCTCCCCCGTCTTCGGGGCCTACCTGGGCTGGGACACGGCCGGCTGGTGCCGCGACTGGCCGGTGCCCGGACAGTACGAGACACCGGAGGTGAGCGCGCCGGGTGCACCGCCCGTCCTGGTGGTCGGCAACACCGGCGACCCGGCGACGCCCTACGAGGGCGCCCGCCGGATGGCGGACGAGCTGGGCGAGGACGTCGGCGTGGTGCTCACCTGGCGGGGCCACGGACACGTGGCGTACGGCAAGGGCAGCGACTGCGTCGACACGGCGGTGGACGCGTATCTGCTGAACGGCACGGTCCCGAAGGACGGCAAGGTCTGCTCATGACCGCCCACCACGCACGGCCCCCTCGCTCAGCATCCCAGTCCCCCGCTCCCCAAGTCTCAGGCGATTCACCACAGAACGAAGTCCAGCTTGCCGATCCCTACTTGGCGAAGACAGTCTGGGATGCCCACGACGATGGGACCTACAACGTTGCCGAGGTCAGTGGGGATGAGCGAGGCATACGTCCAGCCCGCTCACCGAGTCCACACGCGCTGGATGCCGCGAGTCATGCGCGTCCGGTCGGTCGGGACATAGAGGTCGTGTCCTCCCGGGCTGGCAGCGCCCGGCGCTGAACCCGGGCCGTCTCCGGGCCGTGCGAGGTGAACCGACACCAACCCACAACGGCAGAAGCCCACGGCATCCGACCAGGTCAGTGCCGTGGGCTTCGTCAGGCTCGCTGGTGAGCCGGACCGGTGATCAGTACACCGGCTTGTGCGGCTCGATCTGGTTGACCCAGCCGATCACGCCGCCGCCGACGTGCACGGCGTCCGAGAAGCCGGCGTTCTTCAGGACCGCCAGGACTTCCGCACTGCGGACACCCGTCTTGCAATGCAAGACGATCTTCTTGTCCTGCGGCAGGGTCTCCAGGGCGGTGCCCATGAGGAACTCGTTCTTCGGGATCAGGCGGGCGCCCGGGATCGAGACGATCTCGTACTCGTTCTGCTCACGGACGTCGATGATCTCGATGTTCTCGCCGTCGTCGATCCACTCCTTGAGCTGCTTGGGAGTGATCGTGGAGTCGGCCGCCGCCGCCTGGGCCTCCTCGGAGACGACGCCGCAGAACGCCTCGTAGTCGATGAGCTCGGTGACGGTCGGGTTCTCGCCGCAGACCGCGCAGTCGGGGTCCTTGCGGACCTTGACCTGGCGGTACTGCATCTCCAGGGCGTCGTAGATCATCAGGCGGCCGACCAGCGGCTCGCCGATGCCCGCGAGGAGCTTGATGGCCTCGTTGACCTGGATGGACCCGATGGACGCGCAGAGCACGCCGAGCACGCCGCCCTCGGCGCAGGACGGGACCATGCCGGGGGGCGGGGGCTCCGGGTAGAGGCAGCGGTAGCAGGGACCGTGCTCCGACCAGAAGACGGACGCCTGACCGTCGAAGCGGTAGATCGACCCCCACACGTACGGCTTGTTCAGCAGCACACAGGCGTCGTTGACCAGGTAGCGGGTCGCGAAGTTGTCCGTACCGTCGATGATCAGGTCGTACTGGCTGAAGATGTCCATCACGTTGTCGGCCTCGAGCCGCTCCTCGTGAAGGACCACGTTCACGTACGGGTTGATGCCCTTGACGCTGTCACGGGCGGACTCCGCCTTGGAACGGCCGATGTCGGACTGGCTGTGGATGATCTGGCGCTGCAGGTTCGACTCGTCGACCTCGTCGAACTCCACGATGCCGAGCGTGCCGACACCCGCGGCGGCCAGGTA
It contains:
- a CDS encoding alpha/beta hydrolase produces the protein MARLIRWTAGVAAAALLVTGCGGGAGGRDDGDDGTRSGRSAERTRTSSVPPPGLPASLTAQKPDWGRCEAGADVEAPGREWRCATLKVPLDWSEPEGETIGLALIRAEARGEDRIGSLLFNFGGPGGSGLSTMPSYAATADRLRERYDLVSWDPRGVGASEGVRCRGDKEIQAAESVDATPDTPAEERRFVRDAAEFGRGCQKAAGKLMAHVSTTDTARDMDLMRHVLGDAGLHYFGISYGTELGGVYAHLFPQNVGRMVLDAVADPTADTIGHAENQTRGFQRALDDYLESTGQDPRRGTRKIADLLGRIDEEPLPTSTPGRKLTQTLALIGIILPLYGEESWPLLTSALKAAEKGDGSELLALADGYNERDASGRYGTGSHAQRVISCLDDRQRPTLEEAKRLLPRFERISPVFGAYLGWDTAGWCRDWPVPGQYETPEVSAPGAPPVLVVGNTGDPATPYEGARRMADELGEDVGVVLTWRGHGHVAYGKGSDCVDTAVDAYLLNGTVPKDGKVCS
- the moeZ gene encoding adenylyltransferase/sulfurtransferase MoeZ, with protein sequence MSLPPLVEPAPELTVDEVRRYSRHLIIPDVGMDGQKRLKNAKVLCVGAGGLGSPALMYLAAAGVGTLGIVEFDEVDESNLQRQIIHSQSDIGRSKAESARDSVKGINPYVNVVLHEERLEADNVMDIFSQYDLIIDGTDNFATRYLVNDACVLLNKPYVWGSIYRFDGQASVFWSEHGPCYRCLYPEPPPPGMVPSCAEGGVLGVLCASIGSIQVNEAIKLLAGIGEPLVGRLMIYDALEMQYRQVKVRKDPDCAVCGENPTVTELIDYEAFCGVVSEEAQAAAADSTITPKQLKEWIDDGENIEIIDVREQNEYEIVSIPGARLIPKNEFLMGTALETLPQDKKIVLHCKTGVRSAEVLAVLKNAGFSDAVHVGGGVIGWVNQIEPHKPVY
- a CDS encoding lysylphosphatidylglycerol synthase domain-containing protein, with the protein product MKQQGVQPGDPGNTEGSSDASPRPATAGEAAGGGTAPDTDPATTTHIDEVEGDEPLLPARVHRPSDLMRLLIGVLAVAVLLGIAAFAHGTTSGLEQDITKGTGQAPDLLIKIAGLASSIAILLVPVAFAIERLIKRDGLRIADGVLAAVLAHGVTLATDLWVAKGAPGSIQDALTQPSPGDIHALTDPVHGYLAPVIAYMTAVGMSRRPRWRAVLWIVLLLDAFSMLVTGYTTPFSIILTVLIGWTVAYGTLYAVGSPNVRPTGRTLMAGLRTVGFHPVTASRVEAVPSDTAESGDRGRRYFVTLEDGRPLDVTVVDREQQAQGFFYRAWRNLTLRGFATRSSLQSLRQALEQEALLAYAAIAAGANAPKLIATSELGPDAVMLVYEHTGGRTLDSLADDEITDDLLRDTWHQVRSLQSRRIAHRRLVGDAILVDRSGTVILTDLRAGEIAAGDLLLRMDVSQLLVTLGLRVGAERAVASAVSVLGPDAVADCLPMLQPIALSRATRATLRRLARERAQRERDAVLEASRQAKQARLEAAGADAEAVSLEKPDKKAVRAEQRAEKRAIDEAVEEAREEDLLTQIRHEVLRIRPQAPIEPARLERVRPRTLISFIAGAIGAYFLLTQLTHIEFGPLIANAEWGWVIAAVLFSAGSYFAAAMALLGFVPERVPFLRTVAAQVAGSFVKIVAPAAVGGVALNTRFLQRAGVRPGLAVASVGASQLFGLGCHILMLLAFGYLTGTEKTPSLSPSRTVIAGLLTVAVLVLVATSVPFLRKFVVTRVRSLFAGVVPRMLDVLQRPQKLITGIGGMLLLTACFVMCLDASIRAFGDESTSISIASVAVVFLAGNALGSAAPTPGGVGAVEATLTVGLIAVGLPKEVAAPAVLLFRLLTLWLPVLPGWLAFNHLTRKEAL
- a CDS encoding MGMT family protein, whose product is MSEERLPDDARAEHADSLPDYAERVLKVTELIPPGRVMTYGDVAEWLGEGGPRQVGRVMALYGGAVPWWRVVRADGVLLPGHELEALDRYRAEGTPLREAGRAAGGHLPRLDLRRARWDGAACAEGHT
- a CDS encoding alpha/beta hydrolase, producing the protein MPHHSRLSAAVLTATVVLSSLLAGCGDDAGDEDLTRQRLDWKDCPSPSQDQGGGGSPSPLPDGDAWQCAIMKTPLDWDRPDGETIDLALIRARASGPDSARIGSLVFNFGGPGGSGVTTLPAFGQDYARLRTRYDLVSFDPRGVGRSAPVRCLSDRRLDAYFQRDATPDDGAERAELLESTREFSAACEKNSGEILPHVRTTEAARDMDLMRQVLGDGRLHYFGISYGTELGAVYAHLFPKNVGRAVFDAVVDPTQTSEQGSLGQAEGFQRALDNYAEDCTSKAEDCPVGDTPQDVKDRIARLLKDLDSRPIPGIFPRELTQTAATSGIAQSLYSKEFWEYLTEGLEGAYDGDGRVLMVLSDSLNGRSENGEYSNLTAANTAINCADDKPRYDTAYVQGKLPEFRRASALFGDFLAWGMLGCTDWPVAGAADHPDVRAPGAPPILVIGTTGDPATPYEGARRMADALGEGVGVELTYEGEGHGAYAGESSCVRDAVDRYLLDGTVPAGGTVCS